gaAGAAATGTTCATGTATAATAAGACAGAAGTGCTTTATTGGATACGTAGAGCCTCTGGTTATACTTAATTGATTCTCAACAAGTAGCGGAGTGTTGTGGCGGATTTAATAAGTATGTGTTTCGTTAAGggatataataaaatgtaataggTTTTATTAGTACATAATTGGAGTAGGATTTACAAAGTATAATGGTTTGTATTATGAATATACAATGTCAAACCAGAATATGCCAGCAGAGATACATATAGGGGACAGAACTGGCAGATTCCAGATAAAGGTATCAGAAGGCATAATTCAGAAACATCTCAGATTGATTCACCGTATGGGAATATACTCTCTAACCTGTTGGACTATAACCATGGTTTTGTATGTAAATTTGGGAATAAAGAGGGGACGGGACCAGACCAGAGTCCAGTGTTTCCCCGGGGATGTACTCACAGGTTGATTTTTGTACTTGTACATGAACagtttaaataagttaaagTGAATATTAGTGGTGGGGATCCAGTCTTCTTCAGAAACTGGCCTAGAGGACAGATCCTGATCACAATAGGAGATTAATAGCCTCCTTACACACTAATAAAGGCAGTTCAAATTGGGGGGATCTGTGCACACAGTAACACATGGGCAGGCAGGCCAGGCTGCCAAGAAACAGAGACCGCATACAtccaataacacatacacagaaatcCTCGCTTTCAGGTCGTTACTGATCATCATGTTCAACATTTACAAGGAACTTGGAGTAATATCCAGagataaataacaataaaggtCATAATATTGTGAGCAAATGCATGTTTTCTGAgcaaaaaaacatgcatttgtatttgatgcAGAAAGAACAGGAAGTGACGGTGTGAATTTTCTTGATCTGCAAAATAATTGTAAACTTCTTGACCTTTGACATTACGAATTTATCATAAATATTTACTGCGATTCACATGAGGTTGTTAAGTTCACTGGCCACACACATATTACCTAAGGAGCCTGATAGGGTGagtttttttcctcttcatgGAATTTGGGAGAGTAATCTCTTAATCTGCTTAATAAGTCTGGTATGGagaggaactgtgtgtgtgtgtttgttgtgtttacagacttagtgtttagtttttttacagaTACCTCTACCTTCTGTCTGGTCCCTGTAGCGTGACAAACAGGCCTAAAGCTATTAGAGATATTAGATACTTGCCACATAAATTACTTAACTAAACCAATCATTTATGCATCACAGAACACATTGAAAAGTATTTTCAGTATATAGAAGgtgattttgttatttgtttgattATTCATCCAACATACAAAAAGGTATTTCATTATATTGCATCAAAGTTCAGTTCTTTGGCATTGTGTAGATTTGAATACCAAGATGATTAGATACCCTGTGTTCTAACCTTTCTAAGACACATGTTTTTAACTTTGTCCACAGCTTTCCTGTGAAACGAACCCTGAGGCAACCACAACTCTTGTTGCCACAGAAACGGGCACCCCTGGCAACCACAGCATCTGCTTTGCTAGGAGGATTACAACTGATCATTTAAAGATGCAGGTGActagacagagggagagatggagagagagagagatggagagagagagagagagagagagagagagagagagagagagagagagagagagagagagagagagagagacagagagagacagagagagagagagagagagagagagaggaaagagagagagagagacagagagagagagagacagacagagagagagagacacagagagagagagagagagagagagagagagagagagagagagagagagagagagagagagagagagagagacacagaggaaagagagagacagagagagacacagagagagagagagagagagagagagagagacagagagagagagagagacagagagagacagagagacagagagacagagagagagagagagagagacacagaggaaagagagagacagagagacagaggaaagagagagcggTAGAAAACATAACAAACGGGAGAACCCTGGCTTGTTGCCAAGGTAACTCTAAGACAGCACTCTTTGAGATGTCTCTATACGATTGGCCGGCAGAGCAGGGGGCTGTGCTGTGATAGggtggagggaggaaaggggTGGGGCTATATGTAGCCCTGTCTGTTTGATTGGCTGACAGATTGACATGGTGACAGAGATCCTGTGAGCAGTTAAATACGGGAGCAGGAGACGCTGGAGGGTGACGACTTGGTTGCCGGGTGGAGGAGTGGCATTAAAAATCAAAACAGCTTAATGGTGAACTGGATAACTAACTTTACTCATGTTATTACTTACAAACTGACAAAACCACCAACTAACTAAACAAGCAAATGAATTTAGTGATTGTCTAGCAACCCGATATTATGGCAGGTTTACAGATTCTCTTAACTAAGTGACATTGATTATCTGAATGACTGAAATTGGCTAATTACAGTATCTGACTGGTTGATTAGGAGACTCACTCGTGGATTATCCCAAGTGTCTGACTGATTGATTAACTAGGTTGCTGAGTAGCTAACTGAATAATTAACTACACTTACTGGCTGGATAACAAAGTGACTTCCTCATTAACTGACTGTGATTAATAGGCTGACTGATAAGCCTGATTAACAAACTGTAAATCTGACgaattaaactaaataacaaACCTAAATACCTGACTGAATGGTCAAATGTACCTCTTGTGGACAAACTACGTATAAcagactgaatgactgacttAGTGCTGCCTGGCTGAGCGCCCAGAGCAGGAGGAAATGCAGCACATTGTTTCTCAGCTGCAGCCAGACTGCAGAGGACAAGTCTGAACATGCCCGATGCACAGCTGACCTGCAGCTGAGAGAgtaagaggaggggagggggggtgggatTTATCTGTTTACATTGCTATCTGTCACAACACAGTGGCTCAGTGACAAATGTAAACCTGCCTTTCCTATAACCTGCATCCACTACCTGAATTTCCCTTTTTACAGACTGCAAAATGCCCTCAGTTCAGATTGACTCTACGTGACTCATCCCACGATAATATAAGGTGTCTCTCTCTACACTGATCTCAAAGCTCTCCTGTTTTGACTGAACACAAGAGAAAAAGTCAAGAAACAAACTGCTGGAGACATAAATGAACAACTCATAGACGTTTTTTGTTTGATAGAAAGAGTGACAGCTTGTATTTCTAAAATACTATGATTGCAAAAAAAAGGACTATTAATCCGTAGTGTAgataaaagacagaagagaaattctaaaatgtattttctgtgttaACGCCCACCATTGTCCTTGTAACCTCCCTATCTTCACACCTCGTGAACTCCAGACAGATATTGTACATTGTCTCATGAACAAAACTGGTTTGAGCTGTTTTTAGAGTTTGAGTAGCTTCATGATACTGCAGCACAGTGGTCTGCTGGTTACATGGCCAAAATAGTCACATGTTTATCCCTGTGACAGTTGTAACACATCTCTTCATCCCTCCATCTGTCCCCCATCAACATTGCTCAAACTGTCTGACATGTCTCCTGTCATGGAAACATCCCAGGGTGCAGTACAGACTGAACCGATACTCTCCTGCTAACTGCCAactttgatatttatttaaggGTGGAGGTCTGAAAGACAAACTGTGTGGCTGGCTGAgtcactttttaattttttactgCTGATCCTCTGCTGCTTCTCCCTGAAGCAGTGATTGGCTATAAATTGTTGTGGCTCTGGTGGGCTAAATGATTACTGATGTGCTTTCTGTTACATTTGCCCTGTTAACCTGTCTGTCAAAATAACACATGGTTTTAATGACCAAGCTACAACTCACATCCTATTACTATAGAGATATATCGAGTTGTATCCTCCTCATAACCAAGGCAgcactgtttttttctttaattatatGTGAATACCATCATCTTACCTGAGTGCTCTCCTGAGAAGACACTGGATGCAACTGAACCTCCAACCATCTCTTCCCTCTCATTGCAGGTTGGCAAAGGAGAAGTTGGTGATGGCGATAACGCAGGTAACTGCTGGTGAGTCTGGGGCTCGTCCTGGCCCGCTGGCTCAGGGTAAGGCAGCGGGTACGACAGATAGAGAGCCTCCAAAGGGTGCAGATGGTGGTGGTTATGGTGGAGGTGTATGGCACCAGTGCCAGTCACAGAGCCGGTGGTGATGGTGGTAGTGGTGAGCAGGCCGGGCCAGTTGTAGAAGGGGCGAGGCAGCTCCATCCGGCAGGTGTTGTAGCGAGGAAGAGGGCCGATTCCTCCTTCTCCAGTCTCCCCGGCACTCTCAATGGTCTCTGCACGGGCCATCTCAGTATTAGCCTAAATCACAGACATGCACATATGTAATACACACCAAGACAACGAATACTGGTGCATCAAACGTTTTATACACATGGGAAgcgtaaaaaaacaacatctaACAAATGAGTTTTGGCTCGacaaattaagaaaacacatgcaaataaatcactttttaCTGTCCCCTGGAAGCAGTTTCCAGTGATAACAAGTTGTGAGCTTCTTGGAGAGAATTCctgtatttggttgtgtttttttgaATTTTTTCAACTGCTATGCATGTGTTGAAATGCGTctagattctttttttatttgcttgtgttttgtatttgcacattttcttactattttgacaaaacaaaaaagataaagaactagtatatacatatacaataaaattcaacatttaccatacatttaataataaaaacaccagaaagCATAAATACCCATATCTAATTTTTGCaccattgtttttctttctctaccAGTTTGACCCAGCAACCTATATTCTACCGGCCGCTAGGGGGCGGTGGCGGCTCCCTTTCATGAGTGCACGAGACTTGTTTGTAAACAGATCCGTCTCGCCCGAGCACGAGGAAGCGCGCacgcgtacacacacagagaaaggcGAGCCACGCGGGTTTCTCTCTGCTTTAAAAACTGATGATATGAAGGTAAATATCAACgttaaaatcagaaaacagTGTGCATAAATCCTCGACGTGACGTGTAATTGATGTAATTTTGCCACTAACACTAAAaataccattaaaaaaaaatatgtccGAAATAAAAATTGTACCGAACAAGACTATGATTTAATCTTGAGGTTTAATCcatacaatatttaatttattaataatttaaggTTAACGAGTTTTTGACAGTTCTCCGGTGTTTGGACACATACCGCCGCGAACTCAactctttgttttcattaactTTTCTGTTTCTAACATGTCTGGACCTGTctcaaagaataaataaataacacgaAAGGGTCGAAAAAAGATCACTgaccaataaaaaagaaagaaaagaaaagtgattcAGTCGACGCTACGGTCAATACTGTAGatctgttattaaataaaaggtAAATCAATGTTAACGCTAAAAAATCCTTTTAAAGTAGAAATGTAACATGACATTCTgctaagcttttttttttctgacagCTGGATGGATGATGCAACTTTGAGCTGTCAAGTTCTCAAGCAACTTCTGCAGCAATAAAAGAGATTAAATGAATCTACAAATAAAGCACTTACTTGGTCTATCTGACGCTCCGTGGTGAGGCTGTGTGCAGGTCAGAAACCAGCCGTAACAGGTGGACATCAGAGGGGATCAAATGTGCCAAAACAACCGGTGAAGGATCACAAGATGTTAAAAGTCTGCTCGGGAATTTTTTTGTCATTCCATGTCAAGTTTCCAGGTTTACATtcagcttgttttcttttttttagattaaCCCATCAAAGCAAAAATACCGACGAGATGTGCCGAATAACAGAGAAACTTGTTCTCGCTGCTCTTCTCTGTCCGGGCTGTGCGGTCTGTCTGAGTGGTCTCCTCGAGTGGTCTCCTCCTGTCTACTGTCCTTGTCAAACATATATGTATGAAGAGAAGAACAAGAGCTGACGTCCTGTGTgaattttcagaataaaacccACGTCAACCTTTATTGAACACAGTGGGGGAAAACGTTTcttcttgtgttgtttttagattaaCTGAGATTTAAACATCCCTTGAACATCCTTTGTTTATCTGTGACTTTATTTATCATGCTGcaaacctttgcacattccttgGTTATAGTTTGCACATTCCTGCACAGAACTgtgcagcttttatttttataaacag
This genomic interval from Cottoperca gobio chromosome 13, fCotGob3.1, whole genome shotgun sequence contains the following:
- the bbc3 gene encoding bcl-2-binding component 3; the protein is MARAETIESAGETGEGGIGPLPRYNTCRMELPRPFYNWPGLLTTTTITTGSVTGTGAIHLHHNHHHLHPLEALYLSYPLPYPEPAGQDEPQTHQQLPALSPSPTSPLPTCNEREEMVGGSVASSVFSGEHSDSYRQERQEASSRQGPLPDLLPHNEHPSWASPHHRSPRGEAVQELEIWRMAHRIRAIGDELEATVLHRARAAPHWQDWRDTCRGLFNFITQTLSTLYRLT